One Malania oleifera isolate guangnan ecotype guangnan chromosome 10, ASM2987363v1, whole genome shotgun sequence genomic region harbors:
- the LOC131165624 gene encoding MLO-like protein 12: MAGEEDKLGRSLEETPTWAVAAVFVVLIAVSIVIEYVIHLIGHWFKKKHKIALYEALEKVKAELMLLGFISLLLTVLQGEISKICIPKSAGDTWHPCDKKAAEESDNSGQEDRRRKLLGLFQYSGGPTSTRRILAGGYTDKCLDKGKVALVSKDGIHQLHIFIFVLAVVHVLYCITTLALGRAKMRKWKSWENETKTIEYQYSNDPERFRFARNTTFGRRHLKFWSQSTVLLWMMCFFRQFFRSVTKIDYWTLRHGFIAAHLAPGSEAKFDFRKYISRSLDEDFKVVVGISPIIWFFAMLFLLSNVHGWYSYLWLPFIPLIIILVVGAKLQVSITKMGLRIQERGDIVKGAPVVQPDDNFFWFGSPRFILFLIHFVLFQNAFQLAFFVWSTYEFGWRSCFHERLEDIIIRISMGVIIQFICSYVTLPLYALVTQMGSTMRPTIFTDRVATGLQSWYHSAKKQAKHGHSGTSYSARPSTSTDRMSPVHLLHNFPQTLDSNQTSPRVSNCHNINDRCLDADGSPSPPLCEGGGDEHWVELSSAVSSRQATNRTAPTNQREIDIKDFSFEKRGINL, from the exons ATGGCAGGGGAGGAGGATAAATTAGGGCGGTCGTTGGAAGAGACGCCGACGTGGGCGGTGGCGGCAGTCTTCGTCGTGTTGATTGCTGTTTCCATTGTCATTGAGTATGTCATTCACCTCATCGGACAT TGGTTTAAAAAGAAGCACAAAATCGCCCTCTACGAAGCACTCGAAAAGGTCAAAGCag AGCTGATGCTGTTGGGATTCATATCGTTGCTGCTGACGGTATTGCAAggagaaatttcaaaaatctgcATTCCGAAGAGTGCAGGGGACACCTGGCATCCCTGCGACAAGAAGGCCGCCGAAGAATCAGATAATTCCGGTCAGGAGGACCGCCGCCGCAAGCTTCTCGGCCTGTTCCAATATTCCGGCGGCCCCACAAGCACTCGCCGCATCTTAGCCGGTGGATATACTGACAAATGCTTGGACAAG GGCAAAGTTGCATTGGTGTCTAAGGACGGGATTCACCAACTCCACATTTTCATTTTTGTGCTAGCAGTCGTTCACGTGCTGTACTGTATTACCACTTTGGCTTTAGGCAGAGCCaag ATGAGAAAATGGAAGTCCTGGGAAAATGAGACAAAGACAATTGAATACCAGTACTCGAATG ATCCTGAGAGGTTTAGGTTCGCAAGGAACACAACATTTGGGCGCAGGCATTTAAAATTTTGGAGTCAATCAACTGTTCTCCTTTGGATG ATGTGCTTCTTCAGACAATTCTTCAGATCAGTTACTAAGATCGATTACTGGACACTAAGGCATGGATTTATTGCG gcACATTTGGCGCCGGGGAGCGAAGCAAAATTTGATTTTCGAAAGTACATAAGTAGGTCACTTGATGAGGATTTCAAAGTCGTGGTGGGGATCAG TCCCATAATATGGTTTTTTGCAATGTTGTTCCTACTTTCCAATGTGCATG GATGGTATTCCTACCTGTGGCTACCGTTTATCCCACTAATT ATCATCCTGGTGGTGGGAGCAAAACTACAGGTGAGCATAACCAAGATGGGGCTGAGGATTCAAGAGAGAGGTGACATTGTGAAGGGCGCCCCAGTGGTCCAGCCAGATGATAATTTCTTTTGGTTCGGTAGCCCTCGCTTCATTCTCTTTTTGATTCACTTTGTTCTCTTTCAG AATGCATTTCAGCTGGCTTTCTTTGTATGGAGCACG tatgAATTTGGATGGAGATCTTGCTTTCACGAACGCCTTGAAGACATAATCATTAGAATATCTATGGG GGTTATCATACAATTTATATGCAGTTATGTCACTCTTCCACTATATGCTTTGGTAACACAG ATGGGTTCAACGATGCGACCCACCATTTTCACCGACCGCGTCGCGACGGGACTCCAGAGCTGGTACCACTCGGCCAAGAAGCAAGCCAAGCACGGTCATTCCGGCACATCGTACTCTGCCAGGCCGTCGACTTCGACGGACCGCATGTCCCCCGTTCACCTTCTCCACAATTTCCCCCAAACGCTCGACAGCAATCAAACGTCTCCCCGCGTCTCCAATTGTCACAATATTAATGATCGATGTTTGGACGCCGATGGCTCACCTTCACCTCCTCTTTGCGAAGGCGGCGGCGACGAGCACTGGGTCGAGCTTAGCTCCGCCGTGTCATCGCGCCAGGCGACAAATCGCACCGCGCCGACTAATCAGCGTGAAATTGACATTAAGGATTTCTCGTTTGAAAAGAGAGGAATTAATTTATAG